The Acidimicrobiales bacterium sequence GGCGACCGCCTTCATGGCGTGCAGGACGCCGCGGGCGGTGGCGGCCGACGGGTCCCCCGAGCCCCCGAGCGACATGCTGACCCCCGTGACGTAGCTGGTCTCCCGGAAGATGAGGTCCATGTCGGCCTGGGTCGTGCCCACGTCCTCGGCGGTGATGTACCGGCCGCCCAGCGAACCGACGTAGCGCCCGTAGGCCCGCAGGAGCGGCTCGGTCTTGTCCCGCGCCGGGTCGCCCAGTATCACCGCCTTGCCACCTCCGAGGTCCAGGCCGGCGACCGCCGACTTGTAGGTCATGCCCTTGGCCAGGCGCAGGACGTCCTCCAGGGCCTCCTCCTCGGTGGCGTAGGGGCGGAAGCGGGTGCCGCCCAGGGACGGGCCCAGCCGGGTGGAGTGGATGGCGATGATCGCCCGCAGCCCGGAGGCCCGATCGTGGCAGAAGACGACCTCCTCGTACCCCTCCTCGCCGATCCGAGAGAAGACGTCCACCGTTGGCGAGCGTACAGCCGGACCTCCTGCTCAAGGCGGGCTAGTCATTTCGAATGGGCCGAGAATGACACGTTCGGGCCATCGACGGCACTCGGTACAGCCCGTACCTTCCAGGCACGAAAGGGACACTCCTCGAAGGGAACGACCGTGCCTGAGCAGACTCAACCCGACCCTCTTCTCACCCCCGCCGAAGTGGCTGCGCTGTTCCGGGTCAACCCCAAGACCGTCACCCGGTGGGCGCGGGCAGGGAAGATCACCGCGATCCGGACGCTCGGCGGCCACCGCCGGTTCCGCGCCTCGGAGATCAAGCGGTCCCTCGAGGAGATGCAGCACCAGGGCCTGTAGACGGACCCGTCGAGCGGTGACGGCCCGGCGGCCCGGCGACGGGCCGGCGCGGGACGGCGGGTAGGCTCCGCCGGTCCATGCCCGCCATCGAGGCCGTCACCTTCGACTTCTGGAACACGCTGGTCTACGAGCTGCGCGGCGAGCTGCGCAGCCGGCGGCTGGAGGCGTGGGCGGGCCTCCTGGAGGAGGCGGGATTCGCCCTCGAGCGCGTCCAGCTGGAGGCGGTCTACGACGGCGCCTGGGAGGCGTACCTGACCTCCTGGCACGCCAACGAGCAGTTCCAGGCGGCCCAGGCGGCCGAGCACATCATCGAGAACCTGGGCTTCACGGTGCCCCCCGGTGTGCGGGACCAGCTCATCGAGGCCTTCGGCAACGTCGGGTCGGGCGTGGAGCTCCACCTGGCCGACGGCGTGGAGGCCTGCCTGCGCACGCTCAAGGACGCGGGCATCAAGCTGGGGATCATCTGCGACGTCGGCTTCACCCCCTCGTCGACGCTGCGGGACCACCTGATCCGCCACGGCGTGCTGCCGCTGTTCGACCACTGGTCGTTCTCCGACGAGGTGGGCGCCTACAAGCCCTCCGCGGTGATCTTCGAGCACGCGCTGGACGGCCTCGGCGGCCCGGCCCCCGAGCGGGTCGCCCACGTTGGAGACATCCGGCGCACGGACGTGGCCGGCGCCTTGGCCATGGGGATGGTGTCCGTCCGCTACACCGGCATCGCCGACGACGACAGCCAGCCCGAGCCCGAGGCCCACCACGTGGTCGACCACCTCGGCTGCGTGCCCGCCGTCCTCGGCGTCGCCCGCTGAGGCACGCTCGGCCCGCTCGCGCGCGTCCGTCGGCGGCCCAGGGCGCGATTTCTGTCCGTTTCGGCAGGACCGTCGGACCGGACGGCGAACGGGGATACCGGTGAGCCGGCCAGGCGCCAGGTGGGCTGAGCGCTGGTCCGGGCCCGGGAGGAATGCGTCGTGGAGCGTCATCGGACCGCGTGCCGTCGATTGGGTGGAGGTGCGGCCGGCGCCGTACTCCTCATCGCGCTGGGGCTGGTCTTCGCGCCGTGGGCGGCGCACGCCTCAGACGACCCCCTGTTCGACCAGCAGTGGGCACTCCGGAAGATCAAGGCGCCCGAGGCATGGGCGCTCACGACCGGCGAGGGCGTGCGCATCGGGATCGTCGACACCGGCGTCGACCTGGCGCACGAGGACCTGGCCGGGCAGGTGGTCGAGTCGACCAACTGCATCGGCTCCAACGGTGATCCCAACCGCTGCTCCGGCTCCGGCCAGGACGACCACGGGCACGGGACCCACATCGCCGGCATCGCGGCGGCCGCCAAGGACAACGGGGTGGGGGTCGCCGGGGTGGCGCCGGGCGCCGACCTCGTCGTCGCCAAGGCGCTGGCGGCCGACGGGTCGGGCACGACCGAGGACATCAACGCCGCCATCCGCTGGGTGGTGGACCGCGGCGCCAAGGTGGTCAACCTGAGCCTGGGTGGCAGCTTCCTCCAGGACAGCCTGTTCGGCACCTCGCTGCGGGAGGGCGTGCTCTACGCCTGGACGCGCGGCGCCATCCCGGTCCTCGCCGCCGGGAACACCAACCTGCTGGGGCTCGGCATCGGCAGCTCGCAGTACGGGCAGCTGCCGGCCGTGGTCGTGGCCGCCACCGGTCCCGACGACCGCCTGGCCGGGTACTCCAGCCCCGTCGGCAACGCCCAGTGGGCGCTGTCGGCGCCGGGCGGGGCGGGGACGGCCGACAAGACCGCAGCCATCCTCTCGACCTACTGGAAGCAGGACCAGGCCAACCAGTACGACTCGTTCAGCGGCACGTCGATGGCGACGGCCCACGTCTCGGGGGCGCTCGCCCTCCTGCTGGCCCAGGGCAACGCCCCGACGATGGCCGTGGCCCGGGTGCTGGGCACGGCCGACCGGGTGCCGTGCAACCCGGGGCTCCTCGGCGGCCTGTGCCCGGGCCGGCTCAACGTGGGCGCGGCCGTGGGCGCGGTGCCGCCGGGATCGACGGTCGTGCCTCCCTCGGGCCTCCTCGGGCTGGGGATCAAGCTGCCCCTGGGCTTGGCCCTCTAGGCGGCGTCGAGCCGGTACAGGCCGCCGGCGAGTGAGAGGGCGTAGAGCTCGCGGTCGGCGTCCTCGCCGAAGGAGGCGAGCGACGCCACGCGCGGCCCGAGGGGCCGGGCCTCCAGGCCGCCCGCCCCGTCCACCAGGGCCAGCACCTCGCCTCGGCAGAAGTCGGCGAACACGTAGCGACCGCGAAGACCGGCCAGCCGCTGTCCCCGGTAGACGTAGCCGCCGGTGACCGCGCACGTCCCCCCTTCGTCGAGGGCGTAGTCGTACACGGGCGGCACCAGCCCGGTGGGGTCGCCGCCCTCGAACGGCCGGGTCCCCTCGTAGCGGTCCCACCCGTAGTTCTCGCCTCCCTTGGAGCCGGGGTCGGCGGTGCTGATCTCCTCGCGGGCGCCCTGGCCCACGTCGCCGATCCACAGGGCGCCCGTCCGGGCGTCGAACGAGAACCGCCACGGGTTGCGCAGGCCGTAGGCCCAGATCTCGCCCCGGGCGCCGTCCCGGCCCACGAAGGGGTTGTCGGGAGGGACGGTGTACGGGCGGCCCCCCGACGGCCGGGGGTCGATGCGCAGGATCTTGCCGAGGAGGGTGCCGAGGTTCTGGGCGTTGCCCCGGGGGTCGCCACCACTGCCGCCGTCGCCCATCCCGACGTACAGGAGGCCGTCGGGCCCGAAGGCCAACCCTCCGCCGTTGTGGTTGGCGTACGGCTGGTCCACGGTGAGGAGGAGCCGGGCGCCGGCCGGTTCGGCGCGGCCGGCGGCGAAGGGGTACTCCACGACCCGGGTGTCGCCCGCCCGGTCGGTGTAGTCGACGTAGAGGCGCCCGCCGTCGGGCGAGAACGCGGCGCCCAGCAGGCCCTGCTCGTAGCCCGAGGAGACGTCGCCCGAGAGGTCGAGGACGGGCGCGGGGTCCACCCGGCCTCCCCGGAGAGCACGGATCCTGCCGCCCTTCTCCACCACGTAGAGGGCGTCGTCGCCGGTGCGCACGGCGAGGCCGAGCGGCTGTTCGAAGTCGGCCAGCCTGGTCGCCCGCAGCCGGGGCGGCTCACCGGACGGCTCGCTCGCGGCCGTCGTGGTGCCCGCCGCCGAGGGCGGCGCGCTCGACGACGGGGCGGTCGACGGGGCGACCGTGCCGGAGGTCGCGCCGGTGCCGCCGTCCCCGGCGCAGGCGGCGGCCAGCGCCACGGCGACGACGGCGGCGGCGAGCGGACGGGTGCGCACGGCAGCCCACGCTAGGAGACCGGCCTTGTCCCGAGGTCGCGGCGGAGGTGATGGCGACCGGTCGAAATCCCGAGTTGGTACGGTCGGACCGGGAGGGGAGGCATGGACCTGAGCTCACCGGACACCTGGCGCTACATCTGGCTGGCCGCCGCCGTGGTGTTCGCCGTGGGGGAGATCGCGGTGGCCGGGTCGTTCTTCCTGATGCCGTTCGCCGCCGGCGCCCTGGCCGGGGCGGCAGTCAACTTCGTCGGCGGGTCGGTCGGCGTCGGCTGGCTGGCGTTCGTGGTGGTGTCGGCCGTGTGCTCGGCCGTCCTGTGGCCCCTCGGCCGCCGCCTGGACCGCAGCGGCCCCCACGTCCCCGTCGGTGCCAACCGCTGGGTCGGCCGCCAGGGATACGTCCTCCAGGAGATCCCGGGCGAGCCAGGAGCCACCGGCATGATCCGGCTCGACCGCGAGGAGTGGAGGGCGGAGAGCCTGGTCGGGCACAGGATCCGGGCCGGCTCGACCGTCCTCGTCAGTCGGGTCGACGGGACGCGGCTGGTGGTCGTCCCCGTGACGGAGCCCGACGACGCCCCACCGGAGCTGGAAGGGAGCTGAGCCATGGCGTTCATCGTCGTCCTCGCGGCACTGGCGTTCGTGCTGTTCGTGGTGGTGGTGAGCGGCGTCAAGATCATCCGCCCCTACGAGCGGGGGCTGGTCGAGCGCCTCGGGAAGTACCGGGACACGGTCGAGCCCGGTCTGCGGGTGATCGTCCCGTTCATCGAGCGCATGGAGCGGGTCGACATGCGCGAGCGGGTCGTGGACGTGCCGCCCCAGGAGGTCATCACGTCCGACAACGTCGTGGTGTCGGTGGACGCCGTCATCTACTACGAGGCCACCGACCCCCAGCGCCTCGTCTACAACGTGGTCGACTTCTACCTGGCCGTGTCCAAGCTGGCGCAGACCAACCTCCGCAACGTGGTGGGCGACATGCAGCTGGACGAGGCGCTCACGTCCCGCGACACCATCAACACCAAGCTGCGCGACATCCTCGACGACGCCACCGACAAGTGGGGGACCCGGGTGGTGCGGGTGGAGATCCAGCGCATCGACCCGCCGGCCGACGTCATGCACGCCATGCACGAGCAGATGAAGGCTGAGCGCACCCGCCGGGCCGTCGTCACCGCCGCCCAGGGCGAGCGGGAGGCCGCCATCGCCCGCGCCGAGGGCGAGAAGCAGGCCGCCATCCTGTCGGCCGAGGGCTCCCGCCAGGCGGCCATCCTCGAGGCCCAGGGGGAGGCGGAGGCGACGAAGACGGCGGCCGACGCCGAGCGGTTCCGCCAGGTGGCCGTGGCCGAGGGCGAGGCGTCCGCCATCCGCAGCGTGTACACGGCCATCCACGAGGGCAACCCGTCGTCGGACCTGCTGGCCGTCAAGTACATCGACGCCCTGGCCGGCATCGCCGACGGGCGGGCCACGAAGATCTTCCTGCCCGCCGAGTCGACGGCCATGCTCGGGGCCCTGGGCGGCATCAAGGAGCTGTTCGCCGACCTGGACGGTGGCGCCCCGGCCCGGGGGCGTCGCCGCCCACCCGCCGAGGACGGCGCGTAGGGAGCGCCGCCGGAAGGGCCCGTCGGCGCCGTTCTGCGCCGGCGCGGTGGCGTTCTGCGCCTTCGCCCACCGCACCCGTCGCGCCGTCCGACGGGCTGATGCGGCCACTTCGGCGGCGGGTGTGCCGGGAGGCCTGGTCGGCGACGTGCCTTCACGCGACCAGAGGACGCACCCGTGGCCCACATCGACGACTCGCCCGGCAGCCACCGGGCCGACCCCACCGCGGCCGGCCGTCCTGCCGGGCCGCCCGCCGTCTGGCCGGGACCCGCCGGCGCGGGAGGCGTACCGTCGGAGTGGCGCGCCGGTCACCGCGACGCGTGTCAACCGAGGCGGGCGCTCGTGCGTCTGTAGGGATGATGACGGCCACGACGGCGGCTCCCGCGGGAACGGGCGGCACGGACCTGGCGTCGCTCCACCGCCAGCACTACCGGTCGCTGGTGCGACTCGCCTCGCTGCTGGTGGACGACGTCGGCACGTGCGAGGAGCTGGTGCAGGACGCCTTCGTCGCCGTGTTGTCGCGCTCTGCCGCCGTCCGCCAGCCGGCGAGTGCGCCCGCGTACCTCCGCAGCGCGGTGCTGAACGGCGCCCGCTCGCATCTGCGCCGCCGCGCCGTGCGCCGGCGCCCCGGCCCGGCCGAGGAGGCGGAGGACCTGCGGTCGCCCGAGTCCTCGGCGCTGGTCGCCGACGACCACGCCGCCGTGCTCGCCGCCCTGCGTTCCCTGCCCGAACGCCAGCGGGAGGTCCTCGCCCTGCGCTACTACCTCGAGCTCAGCGAGGCCGAGATCGCGGAGACGCTGGGGATCGCCCCGGGGACGGTCAAGACGCACGCCCAACGGGCCCTGGCCGCCCTCCACGTCTCCCTGGAGGACCGGAGATGACCGCCGACCGGACCGCGCTGGAGCGCACCGAGGCCCGGCTGCGGGCGGCCTGCGAGGCGCGGGTGGCAGACGTGCCCGAGCCGGACGCGGCGGCCGCCCACGAGGCCATCGAGCGACGGCTCTCCGCTGCCCGGAGGCGCCGGGCGCTCGGGCGGCTGGGCGGTGGCCTCCTCGCCGCCGCGGCCGCATTCGCCGCCGTCGTCGGGCTCGCCGGCGTCCTGGGCGACGACGGGCCCGAGCAGGTCCGCACCACCGACGTCCCCACGACCGGCGTCCCCACGACCACGACGCTGCCGGCGACGACGACCGTGCCGCCCGACCTCGGTTCGCGGCCGGCGGACGCCATCTGGCCCCCGCCGAACCACGAGCAGTACACCGACCCCCAGGGCGCGGCGCGCTCGTTCGTCGAGGAGTTCGTCGGCTTCCCGGACCCGCCGCTGTCGGCCTTCCGCCCCACCTCCGGGCCCGAGGGCGAGGTCGACGTCCACCTGCTCGGCGAGGGCGGCGTCGTGCGGGACCGGGTCGCCAGCACCGTCCTCCTGCGCCTCGCCGCCGACGGCTGGCACGTCATCGGAGCGCGATCGCCCGACATCGAGGTCGAGGCGCCGCGGCCCCTCGACACCGTCGGCGGGATCTTCAACGCCGAGGGCAGGAGCCGGGGCTACGAGGGCACCATCTCCGTCGTGGTCGTCGAGGCCGGTGCCACGGCGCGCCGCCCGCTGGCCGAGGCCACCGGCATCGGCGGTGCGGGCGGCGAGTTGGAGCCCTTCCACCTCGATTTGGTGATCGACCCCCGGCCGTCGCTGCCGGCCGGCGCACTGGTGTTCAGCACCGACACCGGATGCTCCGGGTGCAACACCGCCTTCGCCGTGGTGCCCGTCCGCCTGGGCACGGCGACCCTGGAGACGACGCCACCCGCCGCACCGAAGGGCGCCGCCGGGCTCCCGGGCCCGACGACTCCCCGCTGACGGGGGGCGCCGAGGCTTGTCCCGAGTCGCCTCCGGTGCGAACCTGATCGCGACAGAGGGGGGTGACGTGAGCGGACGAGCGCAGGCCGGCACCGTCGACGAGGCCGCGGTTGAGGAGTTCCGCCGCACCTTCTCGGGCGAGGTCGTCCAACCCCTCGACGACGGCTACGACGAGCACCGGAAGGTCTGGAACGGCTCCATCGACCGCCGCCCCGGGGTGATCGCCCGGTGCCGCGGGGTGGCCGACGTGCGCGCCGCGGTGCGCTTCGGGCGCAGGCACGAGCTGCTGACCGCCGTGCGCGGGGGCGGTCACAGCTTCCCCGGCCTGTCGGTGTGCGACGCCGGGCTGGTCGTCGACCTGGCGCCCATGAAGGGCGTGCGGGTCGACCCCGCCGCCCGCACCGTGCGCGCCCAGGCCGGCGTGCTCCTCGGAGAGCTGGACCGGGAGACGCAGGCGTTCGGGATGGCGGTCCCCGCCGGCATCGTCACCCACACGGGCCTGGCCGGGCTCACCCTCGGAGGCGGCATCGGCTGGATCATGCGGAAGCACGGGCTGACCATCGACCAGCTCGTCTCGGTCGACGTGGTCACGGCGGACGGCGAGCTGGTCACGGCCAGCGAGCACCGCAACGCCGACCTGTTCTGGGGCGTCCGCGGAGGCGGGGGCAACTTCGGGGTCGTCACCGACTTCGAGTTCCGGCTGAACCCCCTCGGCCCCGACGTCATGGCCGGGCCGGTGTTCTGGCCGATGGAGGAGGCCCCCGAGGTCCTGCGCTTCTACCGGGACTGGATCGCCGACTGCCCCGACGAGCTCATGACGATCGTCGTGCAGCGCCGGGCGCCGGCGCTCCCCGCCGTCCCGCCCGACCTGGTCGGCAAGCTCGTGATCGCCGTCGCCGCTTGCCACGCCGGGCCCGTGGAGGACGGCGAGCGGGTGATGCGTCCGCTCAAGGCGTTCGGCTCCCCCGTCCTCGACCTGTGCCGGCCCAAGCCGTTCCTCGCGCACCAGCAGATGTTCGATCCCTCGTTCCGCCACGGCTGGTGGTACTACGTCCGGTCCTGTGACGTGGCCGCGCTGACCGACGAGGTCATCGACGTGGTCGTCGACCACGGCCTGCGGATCACGTCGCCCATCTCGAGCATCGCCCTCTGGCAGATGGGCGGGGCGGTGGCCCGCGTCGGTGACGACGAGACGGCCTTCAACGGTCGCGGCGCCGGGTTCACCTTCAACATCAACGGCAACAGCCTGACCGGCGACGGCTTCGACGCCGAACGCCAGTGGGCTCGCGACTACTGGTCGGCCCTCCGGCCGTACCACACGAGCGTCTACGTGAACTTCCTCATGGAGGAGGGCGAGGACCGCATCAGGCAGGCCTACGGTCCTGGGAAATACGACCGGCTCAAGGCCGTCAAGCGGGCCTACGACCCGACCAACTTCTTCCGGCTGAACCAGAACATCGCGCCGGACTGAACGGCGTCCTCTCGCCTCGCGGGCCCGACGCACCCCGGCGCCCGCTGCCGCCGATCGGTGCGGCGACGCATGCGCTCGGCGGCCCTCAGTGCCCAGAGCCGCACGATGTGAACGAGCGCGAGGTTCGGGGCGGAAAGGATGGCCTCGCGCAGAAGGTACAGTTTTCGGGAATCACGACGGCGGAGGTCGCGCTCGATATGGCGGTAAGGTCGCAGTCGTCAGCGTCGCCCCCGGCCTCGGTCCGCCTGCTCCTTGCCGCCCTGCTGTCCCTCGCCGTCACCGTCGCGACGGCGACCGCCAGCTCCGCTCATCACGTCGCCGGCCACATCGGAGGACCGACGACGGCGCCACCGCCCACCACGGCCGCACCTCCACCGCCCACCACGGCCGCACCGCCGCCGCCCACCACGGCCGCACCTCCACCGCCGACGACGGCCGCACCGACCACGACGGCGCCACCCCCGCCGATGACGGCGACCCCGGCGCAGACGACGACGGCGCAGGCTCCGACGGCGGCGGCACCGCAGACGGGGACGACCGCGGTGTCTCCCGTGACGACCGCTGCCCCGTCGGGCGCGGTCACTGCGTCGCCCGTGGGGACCGCGGGTACGGCGTCGCCGACCACCGGGACGCGGGCGGTGACGACGGCGGGCGCCACCACGACACGTAGGACGACGCGCGCGAGCACCACCATCCCGCGGTTCGGTGGTTCCACGTCCTCGCAAGCCGCTCCTCGGCCCGTCCCCGTGGCGCCCGCGACGGGAACCGAGCCGGTCGAGGAAGCGGTCGTCGGGCCGACGACGGAGACCACCGAGGCCGCCGAGCCGGCGTCGCCGGGCGGGACCCTGACCATCGGGAGCCGCCCCCTCCGACTCGACCGGGTCGACCCCGCCACCGGAGGGGACGGGGGGATGGGAATGCCGTTCGCCGTCCTGCTCGTCGCCGCTCTCGTCGCCGGAGTGGCCGCCCTCGCCCTCGCCAACCACTTCGGGTGGCTCGCGTTGCCGTTGCTCGCCCCTTCGAGGTGGCGCCCGGCGACCGCGGCCGGAGCGGCGGCGCCCATTCCGCAACCGCCGGGCGACGACGTCCTCGCGGGCACGACGGCGGGCGCCGTCGCCGTCGACCCGCGCACGGAGCGCATGGCGGCAAGGCTCGTCGCCCTGCTGGCCCTGACGCAGCGCGCCCAGTTCGAGCGCCAGGGGCGGCCTCTCCCGACGACATGGGACGCCGTCGTCGACTGGGTTTCAGCTGCCGGCGCCGGCCCCGGCCTGGAGGCCCACGAGCAGGAGATCCTGCGTCGCCCCACCGGAGCGCTCGACGACGCCGAGGTGGCGATGGCCTCCTGGCAGGTCGAGGGCGCCGTCGTCGTCACGTGGGCGCTCGGGCTGCTCGACAGGCTGCCGCCGACCGACGAACCGGTGGACCCAGTGCTGATAAGCGGCGCCGTCGGCTTTCCGGACGGCGCCCGCACGCTCGAGGTCCTGGGATCGGCCCGTCCGCGGGCACGAGAAGAGATCGACGCCGAGGTCGTTCGCCACGAGCGGGTCCTCTGGAGCCTCCAGGAGCGCAGCGGTGCCGGGAGGCTCACGGAGGCCGAGGGTTCCGAGGCGGTCGACGTCAGCCTCGCCATCACGACC is a genomic window containing:
- a CDS encoding SPFH domain-containing protein, with amino-acid sequence MAFIVVLAALAFVLFVVVVSGVKIIRPYERGLVERLGKYRDTVEPGLRVIVPFIERMERVDMRERVVDVPPQEVITSDNVVVSVDAVIYYEATDPQRLVYNVVDFYLAVSKLAQTNLRNVVGDMQLDEALTSRDTINTKLRDILDDATDKWGTRVVRVEIQRIDPPADVMHAMHEQMKAERTRRAVVTAAQGEREAAIARAEGEKQAAILSAEGSRQAAILEAQGEAEATKTAADAERFRQVAVAEGEASAIRSVYTAIHEGNPSSDLLAVKYIDALAGIADGRATKIFLPAESTAMLGALGGIKELFADLDGGAPARGRRRPPAEDGA
- a CDS encoding sigma-70 family RNA polymerase sigma factor, with product MTATTAAPAGTGGTDLASLHRQHYRSLVRLASLLVDDVGTCEELVQDAFVAVLSRSAAVRQPASAPAYLRSAVLNGARSHLRRRAVRRRPGPAEEAEDLRSPESSALVADDHAAVLAALRSLPERQREVLALRYYLELSEAEIAETLGIAPGTVKTHAQRALAALHVSLEDRR
- a CDS encoding DUF4272 domain-containing protein; protein product: MAPATGTEPVEEAVVGPTTETTEAAEPASPGGTLTIGSRPLRLDRVDPATGGDGGMGMPFAVLLVAALVAGVAALALANHFGWLALPLLAPSRWRPATAAGAAAPIPQPPGDDVLAGTTAGAVAVDPRTERMAARLVALLALTQRAQFERQGRPLPTTWDAVVDWVSAAGAGPGLEAHEQEILRRPTGALDDAEVAMASWQVEGAVVVTWALGLLDRLPPTDEPVDPVLISGAVGFPDGARTLEVLGSARPRAREEIDAEVVRHERVLWSLQERSGAGRLTEAEGSEAVDVSLAITTQRLRALYWLQDTAGRPAVGIGG
- a CDS encoding FAD-binding oxidoreductase, with protein sequence MSGRAQAGTVDEAAVEEFRRTFSGEVVQPLDDGYDEHRKVWNGSIDRRPGVIARCRGVADVRAAVRFGRRHELLTAVRGGGHSFPGLSVCDAGLVVDLAPMKGVRVDPAARTVRAQAGVLLGELDRETQAFGMAVPAGIVTHTGLAGLTLGGGIGWIMRKHGLTIDQLVSVDVVTADGELVTASEHRNADLFWGVRGGGGNFGVVTDFEFRLNPLGPDVMAGPVFWPMEEAPEVLRFYRDWIADCPDELMTIVVQRRAPALPAVPPDLVGKLVIAVAACHAGPVEDGERVMRPLKAFGSPVLDLCRPKPFLAHQQMFDPSFRHGWWYYVRSCDVAALTDEVIDVVVDHGLRITSPISSIALWQMGGAVARVGDDETAFNGRGAGFTFNINGNSLTGDGFDAERQWARDYWSALRPYHTSVYVNFLMEEGEDRIRQAYGPGKYDRLKAVKRAYDPTNFFRLNQNIAPD
- a CDS encoding S8 family serine peptidase, giving the protein MERHRTACRRLGGGAAGAVLLIALGLVFAPWAAHASDDPLFDQQWALRKIKAPEAWALTTGEGVRIGIVDTGVDLAHEDLAGQVVESTNCIGSNGDPNRCSGSGQDDHGHGTHIAGIAAAAKDNGVGVAGVAPGADLVVAKALAADGSGTTEDINAAIRWVVDRGAKVVNLSLGGSFLQDSLFGTSLREGVLYAWTRGAIPVLAAGNTNLLGLGIGSSQYGQLPAVVVAATGPDDRLAGYSSPVGNAQWALSAPGGAGTADKTAAILSTYWKQDQANQYDSFSGTSMATAHVSGALALLLAQGNAPTMAVARVLGTADRVPCNPGLLGGLCPGRLNVGAAVGAVPPGSTVVPPSGLLGLGIKLPLGLAL
- a CDS encoding PQQ-dependent sugar dehydrogenase — encoded protein: MRTRPLAAAVVAVALAAACAGDGGTGATSGTVAPSTAPSSSAPPSAAGTTTAASEPSGEPPRLRATRLADFEQPLGLAVRTGDDALYVVEKGGRIRALRGGRVDPAPVLDLSGDVSSGYEQGLLGAAFSPDGGRLYVDYTDRAGDTRVVEYPFAAGRAEPAGARLLLTVDQPYANHNGGGLAFGPDGLLYVGMGDGGSGGDPRGNAQNLGTLLGKILRIDPRPSGGRPYTVPPDNPFVGRDGARGEIWAYGLRNPWRFSFDARTGALWIGDVGQGAREEISTADPGSKGGENYGWDRYEGTRPFEGGDPTGLVPPVYDYALDEGGTCAVTGGYVYRGQRLAGLRGRYVFADFCRGEVLALVDGAGGLEARPLGPRVASLASFGEDADRELYALSLAGGLYRLDAA
- a CDS encoding BldC family transcriptional regulator; translation: MPEQTQPDPLLTPAEVAALFRVNPKTVTRWARAGKITAIRTLGGHRRFRASEIKRSLEEMQHQGL
- a CDS encoding NfeD family protein, with the protein product MDLSSPDTWRYIWLAAAVVFAVGEIAVAGSFFLMPFAAGALAGAAVNFVGGSVGVGWLAFVVVSAVCSAVLWPLGRRLDRSGPHVPVGANRWVGRQGYVLQEIPGEPGATGMIRLDREEWRAESLVGHRIRAGSTVLVSRVDGTRLVVVPVTEPDDAPPELEGS
- a CDS encoding HAD family hydrolase, with product MPAIEAVTFDFWNTLVYELRGELRSRRLEAWAGLLEEAGFALERVQLEAVYDGAWEAYLTSWHANEQFQAAQAAEHIIENLGFTVPPGVRDQLIEAFGNVGSGVELHLADGVEACLRTLKDAGIKLGIICDVGFTPSSTLRDHLIRHGVLPLFDHWSFSDEVGAYKPSAVIFEHALDGLGGPAPERVAHVGDIRRTDVAGALAMGMVSVRYTGIADDDSQPEPEAHHVVDHLGCVPAVLGVAR